In one Pseudomonas purpurea genomic region, the following are encoded:
- the pyk gene encoding pyruvate kinase codes for MSVRRTKIVATLGPASNSPEVLEQLILAGLDVARLNFSHGTPDEHKARAKLVRDLAAKHGRFVALLGDLQGPKIRIAKFANKRIELKIGDQFTFSTSHPLTEGNQQIVGIDYPDLVKDCGVGDELLLDDGRVVMRVDTATATELNCTVTIGGPLSDHKGINRRGGGLTAPALTEKDKADIKLAAEMEVDYLAVSFPRDAADMEYARKLRDEAGGTAWLVAKIERAEAVADDETLDGLIKASDAVMVARGDLGVEIGDAELVGIQKKIILHARRHNKAVIVATQMMESMIQNPMPTRAEVSDVANAVLDYTDAVMLSAESAAGLYPLEAVQAMARICVGAEKHPTSKTSSHRIGKVFESCDQSIALAAMYTANHFPGVKAIIALTESGYTPLIMSRIRSSVPIYAFSPHRETQARAAMFRGVYTVPFDPASLPPEQVSQAAIDELLKLGVVEKGDWVILTKGDSYHTIGGTNGMKILHVGDKMV; via the coding sequence ATGTCCGTCCGTCGTACCAAAATCGTCGCTACCCTTGGCCCGGCCAGTAACTCGCCGGAAGTTCTCGAACAGCTGATTCTGGCTGGCCTGGACGTCGCCCGCCTGAACTTCTCCCACGGCACCCCGGACGAGCACAAGGCTCGTGCCAAACTGGTGCGCGACCTCGCCGCCAAGCACGGCCGCTTCGTCGCCCTGCTGGGTGACCTGCAAGGCCCGAAAATCCGTATCGCCAAATTCGCCAACAAGCGCATCGAGCTGAAGATCGGTGATCAATTCACCTTCTCCACCAGCCATCCGCTGACCGAAGGCAACCAGCAAATCGTCGGCATCGACTACCCGGACCTGGTCAAGGACTGCGGTGTGGGCGACGAGCTGCTGCTCGACGACGGCCGCGTGGTCATGCGTGTCGACACCGCCACCGCCACCGAGCTGAATTGCACCGTGACCATCGGCGGCCCGCTGTCGGACCACAAAGGCATCAACCGTCGCGGCGGTGGCCTGACCGCTCCAGCCCTGACTGAAAAAGACAAAGCTGATATCAAACTCGCCGCGGAAATGGAAGTCGACTACCTCGCCGTGTCCTTCCCGCGTGACGCTGCCGACATGGAATACGCCCGTAAACTGCGCGACGAAGCTGGCGGTACTGCCTGGCTGGTGGCGAAGATCGAACGCGCCGAAGCCGTGGCCGACGACGAAACCCTGGACGGCCTGATCAAGGCTTCCGACGCGGTGATGGTTGCCCGTGGCGACCTGGGCGTGGAAATCGGCGATGCCGAGCTGGTGGGTATTCAGAAGAAGATCATCCTGCACGCACGCCGCCACAACAAAGCGGTGATCGTGGCGACCCAGATGATGGAGTCGATGATCCAGAACCCGATGCCGACCCGCGCCGAAGTGTCCGACGTGGCCAACGCCGTGCTCGACTACACCGACGCCGTGATGCTCTCGGCCGAAAGTGCGGCCGGCCTCTACCCGCTCGAAGCGGTCCAGGCCATGGCACGGATTTGCGTCGGCGCTGAAAAGCACCCGACCAGCAAAACCTCCAGCCATCGCATCGGCAAAGTGTTCGAAAGCTGCGACCAGAGCATCGCGCTGGCCGCCATGTACACCGCCAACCACTTCCCGGGCGTGAAGGCGATCATCGCCTTGACCGAAAGTGGCTACACGCCGTTGATCATGTCGCGCATCCGTTCCTCGGTGCCGATCTACGCGTTCTCTCCGCACCGCGAAACCCAGGCCCGCGCGGCCATGTTCCGTGGCGTCTACACCGTACCGTTCGACCCGGCCTCGTTGCCGCCTGAGCAAGTCAGCCAGGCCGCCATCGACGAGTTGCTCAAACTCGGCGTGGTCGAGAAAGGCGACTGGGTCATCCTGACCAAAGGCGACAGCTACCACACCATCGGCGGCACCAACGGGATGAAAATCCTGCACGTTGGCGACAAGATGGTCTGA
- a CDS encoding fumarate hydratase, giving the protein MTVIKQDDLIQSVADALQFISYYHPVDFIQAMHEAYLREESPAARDSMAQILINSRMCATGHRPICQDTGIVTVFVRVGMDVRWDGATMGLDDMINEGVRRAYNLPENVLRASILADPAGARKNTKDNTPAVIHYSIVPGNTVEVDVAAKGGGSENKSKMAMLNPSDSIVDWVLKTVPEMGAGWCPPGMLGIGIGGTAEKAAVMAKEVLMESIDIHELKARGPQNRIEEMRLELFEKVNQLGIGAQGLGGLTTVLDVKIMDYPTHAASLPVCMIPNCAATRHAHFVLDGTGPASLEAPPLDAYPEIVWEAGPSARRVNLDTLTPEDVQSWKPGETVLLNGKMLTGRDAAHKRMVEMLNKGETLPVDLKGRFIYYVGPVDPVREEVVGPAGPTTATRMDKFTRQILEQTGLLGMIGKSERGPTAIEAIKDHKAVYLMAVGGAAYLVAQAIKKSRVVAFAELGMEAIYEFDVKDMPVTVAVDSKGESVHITGPAIWQQKISESLAVEVQ; this is encoded by the coding sequence ATGACCGTGATCAAGCAAGACGACCTGATTCAGAGCGTTGCCGACGCCCTGCAGTTCATTTCCTACTACCACCCCGTGGATTTCATCCAGGCCATGCACGAGGCCTACCTGCGTGAAGAATCGCCGGCAGCCCGCGATTCGATGGCGCAGATCCTCATCAACTCGCGCATGTGCGCCACCGGCCACCGTCCGATCTGCCAGGACACCGGCATCGTGACCGTGTTCGTTCGCGTAGGTATGGACGTGCGCTGGGATGGCGCCACCATGGGCCTGGACGACATGATCAACGAAGGCGTGCGTCGCGCTTACAATCTGCCGGAAAACGTCCTGCGTGCCTCGATCCTCGCCGACCCGGCGGGCGCTCGTAAAAACACCAAGGACAACACCCCGGCCGTGATCCACTACTCCATCGTTCCGGGTAACACCGTGGAGGTGGACGTGGCAGCCAAGGGCGGCGGTTCCGAGAACAAGTCGAAAATGGCCATGCTCAACCCGTCCGACTCGATCGTTGACTGGGTACTGAAAACCGTTCCCGAAATGGGCGCTGGCTGGTGCCCTCCGGGCATGCTCGGCATCGGTATCGGCGGCACCGCCGAGAAAGCCGCCGTGATGGCCAAGGAAGTGTTGATGGAATCCATCGACATTCACGAGCTGAAGGCCCGTGGCCCGCAGAATCGTATCGAAGAGATGCGCCTGGAGCTGTTCGAGAAGGTCAACCAACTGGGCATCGGCGCCCAGGGCCTGGGCGGTCTGACCACCGTGCTCGACGTGAAGATCATGGATTACCCGACCCACGCCGCATCCTTGCCGGTGTGCATGATCCCCAACTGCGCCGCCACCCGTCACGCCCACTTCGTGCTCGATGGCACTGGCCCGGCGTCGCTGGAAGCGCCACCGCTGGACGCCTACCCGGAAATCGTCTGGGAAGCCGGCCCGTCGGCCCGTCGCGTCAACCTCGACACCCTGACGCCTGAAGACGTGCAGAGCTGGAAGCCGGGCGAAACCGTCCTGCTCAACGGCAAGATGCTCACCGGTCGCGATGCTGCGCACAAGCGCATGGTCGAGATGCTGAACAAGGGTGAAACCTTGCCGGTAGACCTCAAGGGTCGCTTCATCTACTACGTCGGCCCGGTTGATCCGGTGCGCGAAGAAGTGGTTGGCCCGGCGGGCCCGACCACGGCCACGCGGATGGACAAGTTCACTCGCCAGATCCTCGAGCAAACCGGCCTGTTGGGCATGATCGGCAAATCCGAGCGCGGCCCGACCGCCATCGAAGCGATCAAGGACCACAAGGCTGTTTACTTGATGGCAGTGGGCGGCGCGGCTTACCTGGTGGCGCAAGCCATCAAGAAATCCCGCGTGGTGGCTTTCGCCGAACTGGGGATGGAAGCCATCTACGAGTTCGACGTCAAAGACATGCCCGTGACCGTTGCGGTCGACAGCAAGGGCGAGTCGGTGCACATCACCGGCCCGGCCATCTGGCAGCAAAAGATCAGTGAAAGCCTGGCGGTAGAAGTGCAGTAA
- a CDS encoding SpvB/TcaC N-terminal domain-containing protein: MEDQASQSITPPSIAKSASITTLGKSWGAVGTSGKASFELPLPITPGRGFAPALGLSYDSQAGNGPFGFGWRLSVNAITRQTSKGVPRYLADDVMIGPGGDEWMPERDDKGQIQSRPEDRYKGEPVGKHSVVRYWPRVEGAFGLIELWQSSTKLAQPPFWLVHGADGSLHIYGKTEATRRADPQDALRVGAWLLLESMNAHGEHIVFEYKPDDATPSPGQPHDFSAQRYLSRVLYGNAQASEHLYAWTLENPATLDWHFHLLFDYGERTLDWSEKPVYGEPFPDPSDPTGEWLTRRDPFFTYGYGFELSTRRLCQQVLMFHHFPKELGPTPALVKRLLLEYLPEPAFYSQLQAAHYQAYDASGTAENMPPMEFDYSPFDLNTQSAPFFPFEHMPGIQDEQYHQCVDLYGEGVPGFLCRYDQSWYYREPVRGANAPDDISYSPWQALPTIPVADGNRTIKQSLTDLTGDGYLDWIVAQPSISGFYTLNPDRSWSPFSEFSSFPLEFFNVLAQFGDLTGSGLHSLALIGPKSVRLYGSLREDGFAPAQDIPHLPADDNLPLFSNSRSELVFLGHMLSSDLPDLCRIRHDEIKCWPNLGHGRFGKGVVMSALPFDYAQFDSARVRIADLDGSGAPALIYLNSDHFEIYLNRGGNRLEQAPIRVAWPEGIRYDTLSQVSFADLQGLGCASLILTVPHMSPRHWRYDFVGTRPYALVASNNNMGCSATVRYRSSAQEWLDEKRQGSTPEKPLPSYLPFPVQVVSRQTQLDEITGNCLTQRFTYFQGYYDSHDREFRGFGLLHQTDSETSPDAGETGFTAPALTRTWFHTGRLVDLPRDDFYNRDDQAHPLGTTLICRYHANDCADQVFEPTDEDTLHEIARSLSGSVLRVEVFAAEDEPATAVPYAVEQSRYLVRELRPMAPHHPHAIVLPLLAEKISYQYERFADDPLCQHDVTLLWDRFGIPTHSFTVSYARRKIDTDEPPFEDADQVQWWRDAHDDAQQSYYLSEARAELIHRDDVQGWRLGLPWRQRTNALVLPKGSLPSGLKGR; the protein is encoded by the coding sequence ATGGAAGATCAGGCATCCCAAAGCATTACCCCACCGTCCATTGCCAAGAGTGCGTCGATTACCACGCTCGGCAAAAGCTGGGGTGCGGTCGGTACCAGCGGCAAGGCGTCCTTCGAACTGCCTTTGCCAATTACGCCGGGGCGTGGCTTTGCTCCAGCACTGGGGTTGAGCTACGACAGCCAGGCGGGTAATGGGCCGTTCGGTTTTGGCTGGCGTTTGAGCGTCAATGCCATTACCCGCCAGACCAGCAAGGGTGTGCCCCGCTATCTCGCCGACGATGTGATGATCGGGCCCGGTGGCGATGAATGGATGCCGGAACGGGATGACAAAGGGCAGATCCAGTCCCGCCCCGAAGACCGCTATAAGGGCGAACCCGTTGGCAAACATTCAGTGGTGCGCTACTGGCCCCGGGTCGAAGGCGCCTTCGGCCTGATCGAGCTTTGGCAATCGAGCACCAAACTTGCCCAGCCACCGTTCTGGCTGGTGCACGGGGCCGACGGCAGTTTGCACATTTACGGCAAGACCGAGGCGACGCGACGCGCCGACCCGCAAGATGCCTTGCGGGTCGGGGCCTGGCTGCTGCTCGAAAGCATGAACGCCCATGGCGAACACATCGTCTTCGAGTACAAGCCCGACGACGCAACACCCTCTCCCGGCCAGCCTCACGACTTCAGCGCCCAGCGTTACCTGAGCCGTGTGCTGTACGGTAACGCCCAGGCCAGCGAACATTTATATGCCTGGACTCTTGAGAACCCAGCCACGCTGGACTGGCATTTCCATCTGTTATTCGACTACGGCGAGCGGACCCTGGACTGGAGCGAGAAGCCGGTCTACGGCGAACCGTTCCCGGACCCGAGCGACCCGACGGGTGAATGGCTCACCCGTCGTGACCCGTTCTTTACCTATGGCTACGGCTTTGAATTGAGCACCCGGCGCCTCTGTCAGCAGGTCCTGATGTTTCACCATTTTCCCAAGGAGCTGGGGCCAACGCCTGCGCTGGTCAAACGCCTGTTGCTGGAGTACCTGCCGGAACCCGCGTTCTACAGCCAACTGCAAGCGGCGCACTATCAGGCCTATGACGCCAGCGGTACGGCAGAAAACATGCCGCCCATGGAGTTCGACTACTCGCCGTTCGACCTCAATACCCAGTCAGCACCGTTTTTCCCCTTCGAACACATGCCCGGCATCCAGGATGAGCAATACCACCAGTGCGTCGACCTGTACGGCGAAGGCGTTCCGGGGTTTCTCTGCCGGTACGACCAGAGCTGGTATTACCGCGAGCCGGTACGCGGGGCCAATGCCCCCGATGACATCAGCTACAGCCCGTGGCAGGCGCTGCCGACCATTCCCGTCGCCGATGGCAACAGAACAATCAAGCAGTCGCTCACCGACTTGACCGGTGACGGCTATCTGGACTGGATCGTCGCCCAACCCTCCATCAGCGGGTTCTACACCCTGAACCCGGACCGCAGTTGGTCGCCGTTCAGTGAGTTCAGCTCATTTCCTTTGGAGTTCTTCAACGTCCTCGCGCAATTTGGCGACCTGACGGGGAGCGGCCTGCACTCGCTGGCGCTGATCGGTCCCAAAAGCGTGCGCCTGTATGGCAGCCTTCGCGAGGACGGTTTCGCGCCCGCACAGGACATTCCCCACCTGCCGGCCGACGACAATCTGCCGCTGTTCAGCAACTCGCGCAGCGAACTGGTGTTTCTGGGCCACATGCTGAGCAGTGACTTGCCGGACTTGTGCCGCATCCGCCACGACGAAATCAAATGCTGGCCAAACCTGGGCCACGGGCGTTTCGGCAAGGGTGTCGTCATGAGCGCCCTGCCCTTCGACTACGCACAGTTCGACTCAGCGCGGGTGCGAATCGCCGACCTGGACGGCTCTGGTGCCCCGGCGCTGATTTACCTCAACTCGGATCACTTCGAGATCTACCTCAATCGCGGCGGCAATCGGCTGGAGCAGGCACCGATCCGCGTAGCGTGGCCCGAGGGCATTCGCTACGACACCCTGAGCCAGGTCAGCTTCGCCGACCTGCAAGGGCTTGGGTGTGCCAGCCTGATCCTGACCGTGCCGCATATGTCGCCACGGCACTGGCGTTACGACTTTGTCGGAACAAGACCCTACGCACTGGTCGCGTCCAATAACAACATGGGCTGCTCCGCGACCGTTCGCTACCGCAGTTCGGCGCAGGAATGGCTGGACGAAAAACGCCAAGGGTCCACACCTGAAAAACCGTTGCCCAGTTACCTGCCTTTCCCTGTGCAAGTGGTCAGCCGGCAAACCCAACTCGACGAAATCACCGGCAATTGCCTGACTCAGCGCTTCACCTATTTTCAGGGCTACTACGACAGCCATGACCGCGAGTTTCGCGGCTTCGGCCTGCTGCATCAAACCGACAGCGAAACCAGCCCCGACGCAGGCGAAACCGGTTTTACCGCACCCGCCCTGACACGCACCTGGTTCCATACGGGCCGCTTGGTGGACCTGCCTCGCGATGACTTTTACAACCGCGATGACCAGGCCCACCCGTTGGGCACTACGCTGATCTGTCGTTACCACGCGAACGACTGTGCCGATCAAGTGTTTGAGCCCACGGATGAAGACACCCTGCACGAAATCGCCCGGAGCCTGAGCGGTTCGGTGCTACGTGTGGAAGTGTTTGCCGCTGAAGATGAGCCCGCCACGGCAGTGCCATACGCGGTGGAACAATCGCGCTACCTTGTGCGTGAACTTCGGCCCATGGCACCTCACCATCCTCACGCAATCGTCCTGCCGCTGCTGGCCGAGAAAATCAGCTACCAGTACGAACGCTTCGCCGACGACCCGCTGTGCCAACATGACGTCACCCTGCTGTGGGATCGGTTTGGTATCCCCACCCACTCGTTCACCGTCAGTTATGCCCGGCGAAAAATCGACACCGATGAGCCCCCGTTTGAAGACGCCGATCAGGTGCAATGGTGGCGCGACGCGCATGATGACGCTCAACAGAGCTATTACCTGAGTGAGGCTCGCGCTGAACTCATTCACCGCGACGATGTGCAAGGCTGGCGGCTGGGTCTGCCCTGGCGTCAACGTACCAACGCACTGGTACTGCCCAAGGGATCGCTGCCTTCGGGGCTCAAGGGCCGATGA
- a CDS encoding iron-sulfur-binding ferredoxin reductase, whose translation MPELRVGDLQWTVAQGSNLLDALNQNGMHVPYSCRAGSCHACLVHCLKGEVSDRRPDALSAEQRQQGWRLACQCEVVDDLQVAVFDPLRDGLPATVEAADWLSPSVLRLRLRAERPLRYQAGQHLVLWAGNVARPYSLASLPQEDRFLEFHLDCRLPGEFSDAARQLKIGDPLRLGELRGGALHYDPDWQTRPLWLLAAGTGLGPLFGVLREALRQDHQGPIRVIHLAHDASEHYLAKPLAALAANHPNLSLELLTAAELTAALAQLRLGSRQTLALVCGSPDSVDAFARRLYLAGLPRNQLLSDLFVPRG comes from the coding sequence ATGCCTGAGTTGCGGGTGGGCGATCTTCAGTGGACGGTGGCGCAGGGCAGCAACCTGCTCGATGCCTTGAACCAGAACGGCATGCACGTGCCTTACAGCTGCCGCGCCGGCAGTTGCCATGCGTGCCTGGTGCATTGCCTTAAAGGCGAGGTGAGCGACCGGCGTCCCGATGCACTGAGCGCCGAGCAGCGTCAGCAAGGTTGGCGCCTGGCCTGTCAGTGTGAAGTCGTCGATGACCTGCAGGTGGCGGTGTTTGATCCACTGCGTGACGGTTTGCCGGCCACCGTTGAAGCCGCTGACTGGTTAAGCCCCAGTGTATTGCGCCTGCGCTTGAGGGCTGAACGTCCCTTGCGCTACCAGGCCGGTCAGCATCTGGTGCTGTGGGCCGGGAACGTGGCGCGCCCGTATTCATTGGCCAGCCTGCCGCAGGAAGATCGTTTTCTGGAGTTTCACCTCGACTGTCGCTTGCCGGGTGAATTCAGCGATGCGGCGCGCCAGTTGAAGATCGGCGACCCGCTCCGGTTGGGCGAGTTGCGTGGCGGTGCGCTGCATTACGACCCCGATTGGCAAACCCGACCACTGTGGCTGCTGGCGGCCGGCACCGGGTTGGGGCCATTGTTCGGTGTATTGCGTGAAGCGCTGCGCCAGGATCATCAGGGCCCTATTCGGGTGATACACCTGGCCCACGATGCCAGCGAGCATTACCTGGCCAAGCCCTTGGCGGCGCTGGCAGCGAACCATCCCAACCTGAGTCTCGAGTTACTGACGGCGGCTGAGCTGACAGCGGCTTTGGCACAATTGCGCCTGGGTTCACGGCAAACCCTGGCCTTGGTCTGTGGATCGCCCGACAGCGTCGACGCCTTTGCCCGACGTTTGTACCTGGCCGGGTTACCCCGTAATCAACTGTTATCGGACCTGTTCGTACCTCGGGGTTGA
- a CDS encoding RHS repeat-associated core domain-containing protein: MSDTTPASLNAFTPTLTALDPRGLAVRAVNYHRAQGDAPAQSRITRQKYDWHGRLSASIDPRLGLLAESDAAVPDNLSNTFNVSAAVLFSNSVDSGWRLDLLAETGKSVCFWDGRGARRQQQYDALGRLVAVIESTSDQPAAVVECLRYGASDIEMARHNQCGRLVRHDDTGGTVFTSDYGLLGSPLEQGRRFTKALTVPDWPLEEAAREALLEEQQATTCWDFNALGESLSQVDARQNIQRTVYDVAGNLKSAYLRVKGAGEKTVVSAVTYDVLNRVKGETAGNGVKTTFEYDEGDGRLVHLYAMGGDQQSLQSLRYEYDPVGNVLTINDEAAVPVYFRNQRVEHRCTYTYDSLYQLIKSTGFEAIRGHGPAAGHALYTSVQDSGQVANYREDYDYDGAGNLCTLVHVGANQYTRRMITAAHSNRSLAVYEDELPGEPEIGNGFDRNGNLRALLRGQVLEWNGRNQLYRVTPVIRPDGQHDSEVYGYDSDGQRLRKSATRLSKVRVVTREVRYLPGLELHCDAVNNKTYQVIKPTTGHSHISVMYWESDPPAGVEREFWRYSLSDHVQSSSVELSQAGEVLSQERYYPYGGTAWWVDNGSPEASYKTIRYAGKERDASGLYYYGLRYYAPWLQRWINPDPAGDIDGLNLYRFVRNNPVTLRDANGLSPVTLLYGFDTARERVVPGLYAAYPDQSIVTIDKLNAALMITPENAKDDYLGVVEMINEGIEIEDENAKFFMSVSPSYRGTAGDAKLMLQSWAGYLKSHSSSLSIERKMNTYESSQASGKSPHEFWAKNLDAPIPTANFEEITGLLQTTPNDFFALSSGTAKMATNAVVNWFFRQTSKLGLSWFAETQAEGSIVFLDVALKSPAHESSGWTQLQPDVFGAKPYKTASEVGKTYNPITFSERRYLEKKLADSQSMQANRTRILNHAAALTYMK, from the coding sequence ATGTCCGATACTACACCTGCATCACTTAATGCTTTCACTCCCACCCTCACGGCGCTGGATCCGCGTGGGTTGGCGGTCAGGGCTGTCAATTATCATCGAGCTCAGGGCGATGCACCCGCACAGTCCAGAATCACCCGTCAGAAGTACGATTGGCATGGCCGTTTGAGCGCTTCAATAGATCCTAGGCTAGGCCTGTTAGCCGAGTCGGACGCAGCGGTGCCGGATAATCTTTCGAACACGTTCAACGTGTCTGCGGCGGTGCTGTTTTCTAACAGTGTCGACTCTGGGTGGCGTTTGGATCTGTTGGCTGAAACCGGGAAATCCGTGTGTTTCTGGGATGGCCGAGGGGCACGGCGACAGCAGCAGTATGATGCATTGGGCAGGCTTGTCGCCGTGATCGAAAGTACCTCGGATCAACCTGCGGCGGTAGTCGAGTGTTTGCGTTACGGTGCTTCGGACATCGAAATGGCCAGGCATAATCAATGCGGGCGACTGGTCCGGCATGACGACACCGGGGGCACCGTTTTTACCTCAGACTACGGACTGCTCGGCTCGCCACTTGAGCAAGGGCGGCGTTTCACAAAGGCATTGACTGTGCCTGATTGGCCGTTGGAGGAGGCCGCACGGGAGGCGTTGCTTGAAGAGCAGCAAGCCACTACCTGTTGGGACTTCAACGCTTTGGGCGAATCCCTTAGTCAAGTCGATGCCCGGCAAAACATTCAGCGCACGGTCTACGACGTTGCAGGGAATCTGAAGAGCGCTTACTTGCGGGTCAAAGGTGCGGGAGAAAAGACCGTTGTCAGTGCTGTTACCTATGACGTGCTGAACCGGGTCAAAGGTGAAACAGCGGGTAATGGAGTTAAAACGACCTTCGAATACGACGAGGGTGATGGACGACTTGTTCATCTGTATGCCATGGGAGGGGACCAGCAATCGCTGCAAAGTCTGCGCTATGAATACGATCCGGTTGGCAATGTTCTTACCATTAATGACGAGGCTGCCGTACCGGTTTACTTTCGTAATCAGAGGGTCGAGCACCGCTGTACCTATACCTATGACTCGCTCTATCAATTGATTAAAAGTACAGGTTTCGAAGCAATCAGAGGCCATGGCCCAGCTGCAGGTCATGCACTCTATACTTCCGTTCAGGATTCCGGGCAGGTTGCCAATTATCGAGAAGACTATGACTACGATGGCGCCGGTAATTTATGTACGTTGGTGCATGTCGGCGCAAACCAATATACCCGGAGAATGATCACGGCTGCACACAGCAACCGCAGCCTGGCCGTTTATGAGGATGAACTGCCAGGAGAACCGGAAATCGGCAACGGGTTTGACCGCAACGGCAATTTGCGGGCGTTGTTGCGTGGTCAGGTATTGGAGTGGAATGGCAGAAACCAACTGTATCGCGTAACTCCGGTCATCAGGCCTGATGGTCAACACGATAGTGAAGTGTATGGCTATGACAGTGACGGGCAGCGGTTACGTAAGTCTGCAACGCGCTTGAGCAAGGTGAGGGTTGTGACGCGAGAGGTACGTTACTTGCCGGGACTTGAGCTTCACTGTGATGCCGTCAATAACAAGACCTATCAGGTCATCAAGCCAACAACAGGGCATAGTCACATTAGTGTCATGTATTGGGAGTCAGATCCCCCCGCCGGGGTCGAGCGAGAATTTTGGCGTTACAGCCTGTCTGATCATGTGCAGTCCAGTTCGGTCGAATTGAGTCAGGCGGGTGAAGTATTAAGTCAGGAGCGTTATTACCCTTACGGTGGAACGGCGTGGTGGGTGGATAACGGTAGTCCAGAGGCCAGTTACAAAACCATTCGTTATGCAGGGAAAGAGCGCGATGCGAGTGGGCTCTATTACTACGGCTTACGTTATTACGCGCCATGGTTGCAGCGCTGGATCAATCCTGATCCGGCGGGGGATATCGATGGGTTGAACCTTTATCGGTTTGTCAGGAATAACCCGGTCACATTGAGAGATGCCAATGGACTCTCTCCAGTTACCTTGTTGTATGGTTTTGACACTGCACGGGAAAGGGTGGTGCCGGGTTTGTACGCAGCCTATCCGGATCAGAGCATTGTGACTATCGATAAGCTCAATGCTGCACTGATGATTACGCCTGAAAACGCCAAGGATGATTATCTAGGCGTCGTGGAGATGATCAATGAGGGCATTGAGATAGAGGACGAAAATGCAAAGTTTTTCATGTCAGTCTCACCCAGCTATAGAGGGACTGCCGGCGATGCGAAGCTTATGCTGCAAAGCTGGGCGGGCTATCTCAAGTCGCACAGTAGCTCGTTGAGTATCGAGCGAAAAATGAACACTTATGAAAGTTCTCAAGCCTCAGGAAAATCGCCGCATGAGTTCTGGGCAAAGAATCTGGATGCGCCGATACCGACAGCCAACTTCGAGGAGATAACAGGGCTCCTGCAAACTACCCCCAATGATTTTTTTGCGCTGTCGTCGGGTACTGCGAAAATGGCGACAAATGCTGTTGTTAATTGGTTTTTTCGTCAGACTTCAAAGCTTGGGTTGAGTTGGTTCGCGGAAACTCAAGCTGAAGGTTCCATTGTTTTTCTGGATGTAGCACTGAAAAGTCCGGCTCACGAATCCTCTGGATGGACTCAGCTTCAGCCTGACGTATTTGGGGCGAAACCGTATAAGACGGCTTCGGAGGTCGGGAAGACTTACAATCCGATCACGTTCTCGGAGAGACGTTACCTTGAGAAAAAATTGGCTGACTCGCAATCAATGCAGGCCAATAGAACACGAATCTTGAATCATGCAGCGGCATTAACCTACATGAAGTAG
- a CDS encoding GGDEF domain-containing protein, whose translation MPHKAIQRLLLKRFTLAAGTYLLALVLLWLAIFSGHYRAPISSALISSALVVLSQCVLLGVFLSGRNLSFADPSLTEAQVLVGLGWQTWLMAHLDLARGAFLVFYVLILLFGLFHLSRRAFVRCASLVFFSFAGINLWDGYHLQLNDPPLAALQVCVLFLVLLWLVLYARYVQASRQRMRQRRFALQAHQDTLRGMMRQLEDLVATDELTGLFNRRHFLRLASRELNAMDAGVVHGLALIDLDHFKRINDLHGHAAGDQVLQAFAAVAMACLRDGDVLARYGGEEFVVLLPDCDAERLTSCCERLRIAFTEVELIGLSVRDLSLSAGMTLLALGDDLDDALQRADQALYRAKRDGRNRCAAAWENVDA comes from the coding sequence TTGCCCCATAAAGCCATCCAGCGTTTGTTACTCAAGCGTTTCACCCTGGCGGCCGGTACTTACCTGTTGGCGCTGGTGTTGCTGTGGCTGGCTATTTTCAGTGGGCATTACCGGGCACCGATCAGCAGCGCGTTGATCAGCAGTGCGTTGGTGGTGCTCAGCCAGTGTGTTCTGTTGGGGGTGTTCCTCAGCGGCCGTAACTTGAGTTTCGCCGACCCGAGCCTGACCGAGGCGCAGGTGTTGGTGGGGCTTGGCTGGCAAACCTGGTTGATGGCTCATCTGGACCTGGCGCGGGGCGCCTTCCTGGTGTTCTACGTGCTGATCCTGCTGTTCGGCCTGTTCCATCTGTCGCGTCGGGCCTTTGTGCGGTGTGCGTCGTTGGTGTTTTTCAGCTTCGCGGGCATCAATCTCTGGGACGGCTATCACTTGCAGTTGAATGATCCGCCCCTGGCCGCGTTGCAGGTGTGCGTGCTGTTTCTGGTGCTACTGTGGCTGGTGCTTTATGCCCGCTACGTCCAGGCTTCGCGCCAGCGCATGCGCCAACGGCGTTTCGCCCTGCAAGCGCATCAGGACACCCTGCGCGGCATGATGCGTCAGCTGGAAGACCTGGTCGCCACCGACGAACTCACGGGGCTGTTCAATCGCCGGCATTTCTTGCGCCTGGCCTCCCGCGAGCTCAATGCCATGGACGCTGGCGTGGTGCACGGCCTGGCGTTGATCGACCTCGACCACTTCAAACGCATCAACGACCTCCACGGCCATGCCGCAGGTGATCAGGTGTTGCAGGCGTTCGCCGCCGTTGCCATGGCCTGTTTGCGCGACGGTGATGTGTTGGCACGTTATGGCGGCGAAGAGTTCGTTGTGCTGTTGCCCGATTGCGACGCCGAGCGACTGACGTCCTGTTGTGAACGCTTGCGCATTGCGTTTACCGAGGTTGAGTTGATCGGCCTGAGCGTGCGCGACCTGAGCCTGTCGGCAGGCATGACGCTGCTGGCGTTGGGCGACGACCTGGACGATGCCTTGCAACGTGCCGATCAGGCGCTTTACCGGGCCAAGCGCGACGGTCGCAATCGCTGCGCCGCCGCGTGGGAGAACGTCGATGCCTGA